In Gordonia sp. SL306, the genomic window GCCCGTGGCGCTGGTCTTCCTCATGATCGGCGGCGCAGCCGACATGGCATCGGCGGCGTTCCGCCAGTCGATCCTGCTCGCCGCGGCGACCGACGATGTCCGTGGTCGGCTGCAGGGCGTGTTCACCGTGGTGGTCGCCGGTGGCCCGCGGATCGCCGACGTCGTGCACGGTGCGGCAGCCGCCTCGATCGGGGTCGCGGTGACCACCACAGCGGGTGGACTCCTGGTCGTCGTGCTGACCATCGTTGCCGCTCTGGCGATCCCGGCGTTCGTGGCGTATCGGGTCGGTCAGCATGCCTGACGCGCAGGGCGTCGGCGCAATTACGCTGATCGGCGAGGTCGGCGATTCGATGCCACTATGGGTGCCATGAGCGCGGTAGTCGACAACCACGCGGGCACCTTTGCGGTCCCCATCATCGACATCACCCCGTACACCGGCAACGGAAGTGCGGCCGATCGTGCCGTCGTCGCCGACCAGATCGACAACGCCGCCAGTGCGGTGGGGTTCATCCAGATCGTCGGGCACCAGATCCCGTCGGTGGTGATCGACGAGTTCACGGCCGTGATGGACGACTTCTTCGCGTTGCCACTGGAGCAGAAGAAGGCCTATCGCACCCCGCCGGAGATCAATCGTGGCTACGCGCCACCGAAGTCGGAGTCGTTGTCGCTGAGTCTGGGCGTCGAGCCGGCCGATCGGATGAACGACTTCTTCGAGGCGTTCAACGTCGGGGTGGAGGCGACGACCTACCCGGATCTCGAACTGCCGGAGGATCAATACGCCGGCAACACCTGGCCGGCCGTGGATCATTTCGAGGCTGCGGTGTCGGCGTACTTCGCCGAGGCCGCACGGGTGGCGCACACGCTGACCCGGATCTTCGCCGACGCGCTCGACCTCCCGCCGGACTTCTTCGACGGCTACACCGACCACTCACTCGACGTCTTGCGGATGAACAACTATGCCCTGCCGCCCGGCGAGGTGGAACTCGACGGCGAGCTCACCGGGAT contains:
- a CDS encoding isopenicillin N synthase family dioxygenase yields the protein MGAMSAVVDNHAGTFAVPIIDITPYTGNGSAADRAVVADQIDNAASAVGFIQIVGHQIPSVVIDEFTAVMDDFFALPLEQKKAYRTPPEINRGYAPPKSESLSLSLGVEPADRMNDFFEAFNVGVEATTYPDLELPEDQYAGNTWPAVDHFEAAVSAYFAEAARVAHTLTRIFADALDLPPDFFDGYTDHSLDVLRMNNYALPPGEVELDGELTGMGEHTDYGIVTVLWADQVKGLQVLDRAGVWHDVEPADGALLINLGDLMARWTNERWMSTLHRVKPPVVDGTIERRRSAAFFHDGNIDATISTLPSCVGAGSRYSPITVGEHIGAKLAGSRAGQSNPYARREAQRVRQAMRRGLGQQ